From the genome of Opisthocomus hoazin isolate bOpiHoa1 chromosome 8, bOpiHoa1.hap1, whole genome shotgun sequence, one region includes:
- the SMO gene encoding protein smoothened, with translation MAAQGGGWRWALALGMALALGGPRRCCPAAPSPLNASAVPERCRRPAPCERLRFGSCLGSALPYAATSTALAADSASQEEAHGKLLLWSGLRNAPRCWDVIQPLLCAVYMPKCEDGQVELPSQTLCQATRAPCTIVERERGWPDFLKCTPDRFPEGCPNEVQNIKFNSSGQCEAPLVRTDNPKSWYEDVEGCGIQCQNPLFTENEHREMHVYIAAFSSVTIFCTFFTLATFVADWRNSNRYPAVILFYVNACFFVGSIGWLAQFMDGARDEIVCRADGTMRLGEPTSNETLSCVIIFVIVYYSLMSGVIWFVMLTYAWHTSFKALGTTYQPLLGKTSYFHLITWSIPFVLTVAILAVAQVDGDSVSGICFVGYKNYRYRAGFVLAPIGLVLIVGGYFLIRGVMTLFSIKSNHPGLLSEKAASKINETMLRLGIFGFLAFGFVFITFGCHFYDFFNQAEWERSFREYVLCEANVTIATQTNKPIPDCEIKNRPSLLVEKINLFAMFGTGVSMSTWVWTKATLLIWKRTWCRLTGQSDDQPKRIKKSKMIAKAFSKRKELLRDPGRELSFSMHTVSHDGPVAGLAFDINEPSADVSSAWAQHVTKMVARRGAILPQDVSVTPVATPVPPEERANLWVVEADVSPELQKRSGRKKKRRKKKKDVCPGPERCLGGSVAPLAPSAVPRLPRLPPQPCLVAFAPDVLPGLPPEAAFVGGPWGGRRRANVFHLISNPFCPESASPEEETPGPSSGRWQHNGGLLRPPDPGPLPRGGGPRTQGRRAGLAPIHSRTNLVDAELLDADSDF, from the exons ATGGCGGCGCAGGGCGGCGGGTGGCGGTGGGCGCTGGCCCTGGGCATGGCGCTGGCCCTGGGCGGTCCCCGCCGctgctgccccgccgccccgtccccgctTAACGCCTCGGCCGTGCCCGAGCGCTGCCGCCGGCCCGCGCCCTGCGAGCGGCTCCGCTTCGGCTCCTGCCTGGGCTCGGCGCTGCCCTACGCCGCCACCTCCACCGCGCTGGCCGCCGACTCCGCCTCGCAGGAGGAGGCTCACGGAAAGCTCCTGCTCTGGTCCG GCCTGCGCAACGCCCCGCGCTGCTGGGACGTCATCCAGCCCCTGCTCTGCGCCGTCTACATGCCCAAGTGCGAGGACGGGCAGGTGGAGCTGCCCAGCCAGACCCTCTGCCAGGCCACCCGGGCACCGTGCACCATCGTGGAGCGCGAGCGCGGCTGGCCCGACTTCCTCAAGTGCACGCCCGACCGATTCCCCGAGGGATGCCCG AACGAGGTGCAGAACATCAAGTTCAACAGCTCGGGGCAGTGCGAGGCGCCGCTGGTGCGGACGGACAACCCCAAGAGCTGGTACGAGGACGTGGAGGGTTGCGGCATCCAGTGCCAGAACCCGCTCTTCACCGAGAACGAGCACCGCGAGATGCACGTCTACATCGCCGCCTTCAGCTCCGTCACCATCTTCTGCACCTTCTTCACCCTG GCCACGTTCGTTGCTGACTGGAGGAACTCCAACCGCTACCCCGCCGTCATCCTCTTCTACGTCAACGCCTGCTTCTTCGTGGGCAGCATCGGCTGGTTGGCGCAGTTCATGGACGGCGCCCGCGACGAGATCGTGTGCCGCGCTGACGGCACCATGCGGCTGGGGGAACCCAC CTCCAACGAGACGCTCTCCTGCGTCATCATCTTCGTCATCGTTTACTACTCGCTGATGTCGGGCGTCATCTGGTTCGTCATGCTGACCTACGCCTGGCACACCTCCTTCAAGGCGCTGGGCACCACCTACCAACCGCTGCTGGGCAAGACCTCCTACTTCCACCTCATCACCTGGTCCATCCCCTTCGTCCTCACCGTGGCCATCCTGGCCGTGGCGCAG GTGGATGGTGACTCCGTCAGCGGCATCTGCTTCGTGGGCTACAAGAACTATCGCTACCGGGCCGGCTTCGTCCTGGCGCCCATCGGGCTGGTCCTCATCGTGGGGGGCTATTTCCTCATCCGGG GGGTCATGACGCTCTTCTCCATCAAGAGCAACCACCCCGGGCTGCTGAGCGAGAAGGCGGCCAGCAAGATCAACGAGACCATGCTGCGGCTGG GCATCTTCGGCTTCTTGGCCTTCGGCTTTGTCTTCATCACCTTCGGCTGCCACTTCTATGACTTCTTCAACCAGGCGGAGTGGGAGCGGAGCTTTCGGGAATACGTCCT GTGCGAGGCCAACGTCACCATCGCCACGCAGACCAACAAGCCCATCCCAGACTGCGAGATCAAGAACCGGCCGAGTCTGCTGGTGGAGAAGATCAACCTCTTCGCCATGTTCGGCACCGGCGTCTCCATGAGCACCTGGGTCTGGACCAAGGCCACCCTGCTCATCTGGAAGCGCACCTGGTGCAG GCTGACGGGACAGAGCGATGACCAGCCCAAGAGGATCAAGAAGAGCAAGATGATCGCCAAGGCCTTCTCCAAGCGCAAGGAGCTGCTGCGCGACCCGGGCCGGGAGTTGTCCTTCAGCATGCACACCGTCTCGCACGACGGCCCCGTGG CCGGTTTGGCGTTCGACATCAACGAGCCGTCGGCCGACGTGTCCTCGGCGTGGGCGCAGCACGTCACCAAGATGGTGGCCAGGAGAGGGGCTATCCTGCCCCAGGACGTCTCCGTGACGCCCGTGGCGACGCCTG TGCCGCCGGAGGAGAGGGCCAACCTCTGGGTGGTGGAGGCCGACGTCTCCCCCGAGCTGCAGAAGCGCAGCGGCCGCAAGAAGAAgcggaggaagaagaagaaggacgTGTGCCCCGGTCCCGAGCGCTGCTTGGGGGGTTCTGTGGCCCCCCTGGCCCCCAGCGCCGTCCCTCgcctgccccggctgcccccccagccctgcctggtcgCCTTCGCCCCCGACGTCCTCCCGGGGCTCCCACCCGAAGCCGCCTTCGTGGGGGGGCCGTGGGGTGGCCGCCGCAGAGCCAACGTCTTCCACCTCATCAGCAACCCCTTCTGCCCCGAGAGCGCGTCCCCGGAGGAGGAgacccccggccccagcagcgGGCGCTGGCAGCACAACGGGGGGCTGCTCCGGCCCCCCGAccccggccccctgccccgcggcggggggccgaGGACTCAGGGCCGACGGGCCGGCCTGGCCCCCATCCACTCTCGGACCAACCTGGTGGACGCGGAGCTGCTGGACGCCGATTCGGACTTTTGA